A window of Eubalaena glacialis isolate mEubGla1 chromosome 11, mEubGla1.1.hap2.+ XY, whole genome shotgun sequence genomic DNA:
aaaaaaggtatATTGGATTCCTAacttccagtacctcagaatgtgatcttataaATAAGGTCATTGTAGATATAGTTTAGGTAAAGTCATTAAGCTGAACCCTAATCAAATATGGCTAGTGTCCTTATGAACAGGGAAAATTGGGACGCAGACACACAGGGGAtgagaatgccatgtgaaaatGAAGGCATAGATGtgggtgatgcatctacaagccaaggaacaccaaaggtCATCAGCAAATTTCCAGAAGCTGAGAGACAGGCCAGGAACAGGTTCTCCTGCaaggccctcagaaggaaccagccctgtcgACACCTTGGTCTCggattctggcctccagagctgtgaggaactgtacatttctgttgtttaagccccccaatgtgtggtactttgttatgataGTTCCAGGAAACTATACACCCTCAACATGCTTCCCTAAAGGATGTTCAGCTCCAACTAATCCACCTGGGAAAACCCTGCCAATCCTCAGGCTCTGGTTAAACATCAGCCAGTGAAGCGTTTCCAGCGGGGGAGAAAGTGTTTAGAAGAAGAGGGATGTGGGCTAAGCAGCCAGCACTGGTGTATCCCGCTCCACCTTGGCTAATGATGAAGTGCCACCAAGAGCTGCCACTTGTCACTGGCCATATGTATATGTTTCTGCAAGAAGCCTACACGGAGAAGGCAGAGGTAACTGGTCGGGACCCAGTCATCTGGGCCTGGGAGCTAGTGACCCCGTTAGTGCTGGACatactctccccttccccccgtgtAAATTGCCTCCCTTCACCTCCTTACTGGCAAATTCCAAAGCATGGTTCAAGACTCCGCAGACTGCTAGTCGTCCCCCACTCTGTGTTCTTCCATCTTTTATACCATTGTGGAATATTGCCTGTCACGTGGTTAGCCAGCAAGGCTCCCCAGCCTCCACCGCAGCGAGGCATGGTCACATGACTAAATTCTGACCAATAGGGTGTGAGCAGAGGTGAAATGTATACTTCCTGAGCCAAGGCCTTGCTGCTGTGCTGCGTTCAcccacccccttccttcctgttttctcCTGCCTGCTGGCCTGAATGTGATAGGATGGTGGGAGCTGGAACAGCATTCCAGAACCACAGGATGCAAGATGGCAGAGCAATGAGGGAGCACTGCTCAGCTGGGGCTCTGACGAGAGGAGGAAATAAACTTGGCCACTCGTGTTTTGGGTCTTGTTACCGGGAGCCAGGAGAGAGAAGTGGTTGAGAGCCAGACACCCTGGGTTCAACCCCAGGTCCACCACGTCCCGtcagcatgaccttgggcaagtcacttaacgtGTCTATAGCTCAGGCTCTTCACCTGGAGAATGCGAGTAATAAAAATACCCACCCCGGGCTGCTGTGAGAACCAAATTAGTTAATTCCACGTGAAGCGGTTAAAATGATGCCCGTGAGTATTGGCGATTGCACCAGCTGAACCTAGAGTCTAATACGCAGGCTTTCATCCCTGTATCTACAGCACCAGAGCTGCTCTAGAAATAGTCTGAGCTGAGTTGAACGGACACTAATACTCCTCATAGAAATGCAGGAAGGGGTTTAATCAAGTTTTGTCTACGGTGGAAAAATTAAGTTCAACAGTACTTCTGGACCAAAGagcgccttttttttttaacagatgggACTCTTCAAGGTTACTGCCCTTTATAGGTAAACGATTCAGAGGGAAAGAAGGTGCCTTTTTCATTATCGACTTCTTGTATTAAATTGTGCGAAATAATCTTCTGTGGGATGATTTGTACAgatttccttcatatattttttcctgataataaaacaaggagaaaaagaaatcaggaaatgcCTGACTTCCTAAACATTCTACTGTTTAATTGGTGTGTTAACCCCAGGATACAGAGTGCATTCCAGCCCTACGAGCtaaagggggaggaagggggcatTTCGTCAATGCTGATTAGTTTAGGGACCTGCACACGTGAAATGTGGGGATATCTTAGAATTCCATGATTGTAAAGACATTTACAATCCCATTGATTTCATCCCATTTGATTTCTGTGAGATTCTCTCTTAATTCTCCTTATTTAGGCCCCCAATGATGGACCCACCGATAAACAGACATTGGAAAAAATACTGGTGGATCCCCTCCGAGTTCAAGCCAGAGCTtgatgaatagatagataaataagtaaataaataatgggtttgttttttttttttagtgacaaATTCACCTACTGATCTGCATTTGAAATTTTCTGTAGCTGGAACTCTGAACTACTCCTGGGGCCTGTCTGAAATGAAGAAGAGACTCCAGACTTGTTCTTGGCAGCCCAGGAACCCCTTCTTCTCCCCGGAGAGCCCTCCCTGCAGTGGGCAGCTGGCACTGTCCTCCCCCACGTCTGAGCCATGCAGCCTCCTCCCGGAAGCCCACCCGGTGCCCTCCCCGGGATTCCTGGTGCCCTCCGTGTACTCCATCACCAGCACCCGTGTCCGAGCCTGCTGGGGTCCGCCAGTGCCCAGGTGAGGACCGTCCAAGGAGGGGTGTTTACAGGTTGAGGGCACAATGGattttcaatccctggtctgtgTGGGGGCCGATGGTTTCCTAGCACTTAATTTCTGGCTTCTTAGCTCTGAgtccttcttccccttctctttaCCAGGAGGCTATGCTATAGCCCCAACCACTGCTGCTACAGGGCCTCTGGTGAAATATACCCCGAGGGTCCTGAGCCCTTGGGTGGGAAGGATTCAGGGAGGGTGAGCCAGGGGCCCAGGAAAGGACGGTGCCTGCTCTATGGGCCCTGCATGGCCAGCGCCTACCCCCGCTTTCCCCGAGCCTGATTCCCTCGATGATGCCCCCAATTCCCACCTGCCCCCCTTGACCCTAACCTGATCCCAGCCCCCtctgcctgccctccccacccgtACCCCCATCTCCCCGCTCCCGCCCAGGCCCCCGCCTGGCACTGACTGCGAAAGCTGCTCCTTGGCCAGGCTGAGGTTGCTGCAGTCCAGGGCCCTGCACAGGTCATGCTGTTGGCACTGCTGCTGTCGATCACACAGCAAGGCGGCGCGAGCCCGCTGGACCCTCTGCCGGTCCCAGTGCATGTCTCGCTGGCGCTCTTcctcctggagcctctggagagaGGAGAGGTGACTCACCACCGCCTGTCCCCAGCAGAAGAGCCCCAGGGGATTGTCTCTAGGAGCCggcctttcattttacagatggagaaactgaggcccagaaggggGCAGGTAGGTGAGCAACGTCATGCGGGAAATCAGAGGAGGACCCCCGCCCCACCTGCCATCATGCTGGTGACCCAGCTGATTCCCCCTCTTGGGAGGCCTTGGCTGGTCCTCTGAGCCTGAAGGGACAGCAGAGTCTCAGTTCCAACAgtggctcccagcccagggctccgtAAGCAGGGCCCACGGGTGTCAGGTCCTCTGCATCTGGGACGCTACCAGTGGGCAGTGGCACCACCTGGCTGGACACTGGGGTCCTCTGGTCACTTCTAGAATGTGCTGATGCCACAGCCCCACCCCGGGACAATGGCTCAGGATCTTGGGGGTGAATTTCTCTGCGCCCTTTACAGCAGAGTGCCTTGAAAGTATTGTCTGCACTTGCTGTCTCCTTGCCCTCCTGCCTGTTCCCTCTCCAGCCCATTAGACAGGCTGCCACCCCTCCACCAAAGAGGTGACTGCCCAGTGCTGGGTCCTGCATCCAGTCGGCAGCCCAGCAGTGGCGTTTGACCCAGGGGTTCCCATGCTCCCTCTGAATTCACCATTGCTTGCATCCCTCCTACCTCTCTGGCTGCTCCTTCTCAGGCCACTTTGCTCTTTATAaatgatgggggtgggaggggagggtccCTCTGTCTACACTCACTCCCTTTGTGATCTCCAGGTTCGCTGCTTTAAATACTCTCAGTGCAGTGATGACTTCCTGTTTATGTCTCCAGCCCAGATCTCATTCTGAGCCCCAGACTCTACATCCAGCTGCCTGCTGGGCTTTACTTGGAAGTTGTGTCAGAAAATAAAACTTGTCCACCAGTagccattttttccttcttccttaatAAAAGAATCACCAGCACTTCACTGCCTGGAATAAATACTACATTTTTTCTTCATAGTTAGGGGCAACCTAGTGACTGAGTTGTCCAATGAAATGTAAGTGGAAATGTCTTGTGAAACTTCTAGGAAGTGTCCTTAGCgttcttcccccttccttcttcctgccaGCTGGAATATGCATATGATGACTGGAGCTCGAGCAGCCATCTTGCACTAAGAGGTGGGAACCAGGTGCTGAGGATGGCAGAACTTTAGTCAATGGTCGTGGAGCTGCCATACCAGCCCTGGGCTGTTTTCTTAAGGATTTAGTCTACATGCAAGAGATAAAGTTCTATTTTGTTTAAGATGGTGTTATTTGGGATTTTCAGCTGAATCCTAGCAGATATAGATATCTAAAGAACATTGCACACAACATATCCAAAATTGCACTTGTGATTTCCATTCTCCCATGAACTTCCCTCCTGGACTTGTTCCTCCCACCATCTTCCCATCTCTGTAAGTGCCAACTCCTTCCTTCTCGTTGCTCAGGCCAGGATGCCTGGAGTAATCCTTAACTCCTCTGTCTCTCATATGCCATGCCAAACCCTTCAACCAATTCTGTTGGCTCTAACTTCCAAATACATCCAGAATCCGACCACTTCTCAGCACCCCTGCTGCCAGCGCCCTGGCCTCAGCCAGCACCATCTCTGACCTTGACCATCAGCCTCCCCCGTGATCTCTCTCCTTCCCGCCTTATCCCCCTAAGTCCACCCTCAACACAGCGGCAGGAGGGATCCTGTTAACTGTGAGATCCTgtctctcctctgctcagaacccgCCAGAGCTCCCCATTTCGGTCACAAAAAAGGCAAAGTCTTCCCCAGTGGCCTGCCAGGCCCTCAACCCTCTGCCTCTTGGACCtcatcccaccctctcccctccctccactccagccaccAGACGCCTCCCTTCTCTGAACAGGTCAAGATGGCCCTTCCTCAAGGCCTTTGCCCTTGCTCTTCACCCCGCCTGATCGTCCTTTCCCCAGACACGTGCAAGGCTCTCTGCCCACCTTCAGCCCTTTGTTCCAGAGCCATTGGTCCCGATGATGACCCTCCTCGCGCCCAGCAATCtcagccccttccccagcctcctcccctccctagCGCTTGTCCTCCTCTCACTAGAACACAGACTCCTTGAGGGCAGCTTCTAGGGCCGAGCGTGACAGTGGCTATAACTAGATGCTTGAGGAAGGTGGCAGGGAGCACAGGGCCCCATCTGAGGGctcggggggtgggtggtggggcgACAGGCACCAGCTTCTCCTGGACTTGCTGTTTCTGACCCAGGCGGATGAGCCCCAGCTGCTCCCGGCTCACGCCCTTCCAGCGGTCGGGGACCACGCGATGGGGCCCGAAGGAGCTGGCTGCCTGCTGGGGATTCTCCGAGAGCAGGTCCCCACGCAGCAGGTGGGAGATCTCGGCCAGGTTGTCCTCTTGgtcttgttttttctcttgaattttcTTTTCCGCTGACTCCAAGGCCTGCGCAGGGCAAGATATTAAGGGAGATGCTCTGAGTGACCCCGGTGGGACTGAGGCACAGGCTGGCAAGTCTCACTGGGGGCCCTTGAAGGAAGAATGTGCTAAAGGGCACCGGGGATGGGGGGAGGTGTAGACTCGTCAGGCGTGGATGTGGGGAGGCCCTCAGACCCCCAGCTGCCTGGGAGACGCTGGGTGAGCGGACTGGGCTCGGGGAATCACTGCCTGTTGGTCGCGCGCATAATTGCTGCGCGTCTTTGTTTGCAGTGATTTGCCAAAGCAGGGAGCTGCCTCCCCCTGGTAGGCTGCCATCTCCCCTCGGCTTGGCCTCACCCACCCCAAGACAGGGCTGTGGACCCCTCCGTGTGGTCCTGGTCACCCTTGGACGGCGGCGGGCCACAAAGAACAGCCAACCAAGTGATTCACAGCAGTGGTGATTTCTAAAAGGTGCTCCCACTGCCCGGCAACCTCAGCCCCAGGGACAAATAAATTCCTGGCCAAATCCCTATTCATGTGAGGATGATGGGTGGAGGGAACGggccctggctgtgtgacctggagcaagtcacctgccctctctgggctgcaGTTATTTCTCCGTCAAGTCAAGAGACGGATTAAGAGACATTTGTCAGTGTTACCAGTTCTCTTTAGTAATGAATGGACAGGGCACTTTTTGAGGTGCCCACACACAGCAGGTGTTCACAAGGAGGGCAGCTCAACTACGTTACATAAGCCCACGCTTTGCAGCTGGACAGGCTGGGATTTGAATACTGGACTTGCGGTATTTGGAAGTCCAGTATTTGAATCTGCCAAAGCAAATCAGATTAGTACTTAGGCATCCCAAAGAACGTCAATTCCCCATTCTGAGCCCGTTTCTTTATCAATTAAATTGGGTTAATCATGCCCCTCTGAAAGGGTTGTTGAACACAGTGACTAATAAGAGCAGCTGATTATTGCAGGGATTAAAAAGATTTGCTATCATTGATGAgtcaaggaggctggaggtggctgtgtgtttgtcttcCCCTCCAGACAGAGCCTGGGGTGTACACCTGCTTCTTGTTGAATTCTTTCACAGCTGCACAAACCGCCTTTCTGGTGGTGCTTTCCAGATTCTGTAAATGCTTGGCTGTTTCGTCAAACTGCAGCCTTGTTTTCAGGTAGAGATCCTCTGAAAGGAAGCAAAACGCAATCAAACCTTGCGTGCCTGCCCGGAGATCCTTCCGAGACGTGCAGAGCACCCTGCGGAGTATCTGTTTCTCATCACGGCCCCATCCAAAGAAAGGGGGTGCGTCGGAAGGCTGTGGGAGATTGACACGAGTCAATTCAAGTAAAGCTCTTAGGTGGGTGCCTGGCAGTGTTAGCAATCACCACTGTGGCCTGGTAATGTCTGCTATGGATTGGTAATGTCTGCCGTGGAACCAGGGGAGAGGGGTTTAGAGGGCAGCATAGCAGGAGGTAAGGTCAGACTTGTTGGTCCTTGAAATAAATTTGGCTTGTATTGGGTAAACTGAGAAGCTATTGGTTTTGAGCAAAGGATCCAGCTTAACTTTTAACgggatcattctggctgctgggTTGAGAAAAGACTATGGGGAGacaagggcagaagcagggagaccagttagaggTTATTGCAGTGATCCAGTTGGGAGATGCTGGCTGCTTAGTCCAGAGTGGTAGTGGAGGACATGGTGAAGGTGGTTGGAATTTG
This region includes:
- the RIBC2 gene encoding RIB43A-like with coiled-coils protein 2; this translates as MEVEQPKDLEEGFGLAKRRYAELRRQKRIFNARNRIIGGDAEAWDVQVCDQKIKEATEKARQETFAAEMRQNDKIACISEDRERRDRKNLCKAINDFQQSFQKPETRREFDLSDPLALKKDLPARQSDNDARNTISGMQKFMGEDLNFYQRKKFQEEQNREWSLQQQREWKIARANQKCAEDLYLKTRLQFDETAKHLQNLESTTRKAVCAAVKEFNKKQALESAEKKIQEKKQDQEDNLAEISHLLRGDLLSENPQQAASSFGPHRVVPDRWKGVSREQLGLIRLGQKQQVQEKLRLQEEERQRDMHWDRQRVQRARAALLCDRQQQCQQHDLCRALDCSNLSLAKEQLSQKKYMKEICTNHPTEDYFAQFNTRSR